TGTGTCTCGCCTTTGTGAAGATATGTCGTCACCAATGATGTCGCATTAATCCACGAAAGATGAAACAGCCCAGAAGTAGTTAGTGAGCTCTGCTTTCCCTAGGTATTTCCTAAAACCCACGGCCCATGTATACAAGTTGGCGTAGACGAGGGCTAGCCAAGTGCCGCTCATTACGCCTGGTATTCCCGGGATGCATCTCCCACGCACCTTGAAGCAAATACCCGAAATACAAGGCTGTTCTGAGACAAAGTTCTCACCTAGGAAGCCTGTGCATGGCAACCATGCCGGATGGTGCCGCCGGGCACAAGGTGCGACATTAGGTTCCCGGGATCACACAAGCGGTTGGCTAGCTACACAGCAGAATTATATTCCCCAACGGCGGAGAAGCTCGTGTCCAGAGCCTGTTGGTGGTACTAGTGTAACGACATAAGGTTGGCTCGCCCGTTTGAACTTGGCGAAACGAGCCAGAGGAAACGACGGCGAAAGCGTTTCCTGCTCGGCTACTACATGTCGCAGTTGCTGTGGGAAAGCATGAGGAGTCATATCGCATCTTTGTTGGAGGAGTATGTTGTCATTGAGTGAGATTATGCATGCAATGTCAATATACGGCATACCTACATGACAATCCGTTGTCTCAAAACTGGTACTACGGTAATCCATACAGCATGCATGCTTCTCTGCTGCTCCTCGCCATCAAATgattggcgttgaagaaggtggaGTTTGAGAGACGATGTTTGTTGCCGCAGGCATGCTGTTCTATTCGCTCACGAGTGATGATGAGACAAGTTGTTATTACCACGGAGCTGTATTAACAGAAAACTGTATTAAACAAACCGCCAGATCATCCAACCAGATCAACTCTCAAACTGAAGACATCTCCCACACCCCCCATCCTGGAAGTATTATGGAAATAATTTTCGTCACATCTCAGCTCGGTAACGATGCGCCACCATCTGTCTAATCGCATCGGCCGTACTTTGCCTGGCAACCTTCACCACAATGCTCAGTCTTGTTGCCGCTGCCGACCACGTCAGTCCAACCGATAAAGTAACCACACAAAATGCACTACATACCAATATCCATACTTGGAGCAGCATGCCTTTCCTGCAAAATTAAGGCATGTCGCAGAGAACCGAGCGCCACATAAGCCATTCGTTGTGTCCCAGATGCTTGGGGGATTTGGGTTGCAGTCCCCGAAGTCATTGTCACACCCTGTGCCACAGAACTCGGGAGTTGATCCACTGGTGAGACACGGTCAGTAAAAAAGAGGCTCTTCTCATGATGAGTGGGCTGTTGTGGGCTTTGAAAGACAGAATTACCAATATCCATAGTGAGAGCAGCAGTCTCCAAAGCCGGAGCCTGGACAGATGTATCCTGTACTTCCTCCGCAGCGTTGGTTGGGAGATATCTTGCTCGTCGTATTCCTTGGGGGCGGGATATCCGTGACGATTGGCTTTTTTGGACCAGGACATGAGTCTTTCTTTTTATCGCTTCTGGTGGATTTTGGCGAGTCTTCCGCTGATCTATACCAGTTACCTCTGGGGTCTCCTAGGCATTCACCTACCGTGACAAGCTTGTAGCCTCTCTCTCTAGCAACCTTTACCATGTGTGGAGTCAGTTCATACACGGTTTGCTCATGAACATCGTGTGCAAGGACAATGTATGAGTTCTGCCGTGGATTGGTTGACAGTCCATTAGAGTAGAGGTCCTTTGCCCTTTGAATGAGAGCTGGGTCGTCATACATGTAGTCTTTTGTGTCCAAGTTGGTGGAGATGGAGTGATACACCAAGTCTCTCATGGTCTTCTCACACCCAGATCTGGCGGAACACTCCAAGAAAGGTGGCCGGATGTACGTGGGGATCCAACCAAGAATGTTCCGTATGGCCATCTCATTGTGAATGATTTCAGCTCGCCGCACCGTCTCGTTGATCTGGTTCAGATCACGATGCGTCCAGGTGTGGCTCCCAATCTGATGTCCCGCGTCGTACATGCGACGTATAATGCTTGGCCAGCGAGTCGCCGGATCGTCAATATGTCCCTTGGCTCGGTTGTCACCCGTGATGAAGAAAGtagccttgaccttgagccGGTCAAGCAGGTTCAGGATTTCGGTAGTGTAGATGTACGGACCATCGTCAAATGTCAAGGCTACCATGCCAGGCTGTTTGCAAGCTGTAATCATTGGTCCTGGGGAGATGTGTTAGCCTCCGAAATCACGACCCCCTTTCCTATTCGTGGCTCTCACCATAAGGGACGTTTCCGACTTGTCGACGGGTTATTCCTGAGGTGTCCTTCCCACGAGGGGGAACTCTGGATGCAACTTGTCAGCTCGGCatggcatgtcatgtcaaCGGTCTCTAGATCACATCACACAACTTGCGTAGTTGCTACTCACAGCGTGTGGCAAGTATGGCTGTAGTCCAACTGGCATTGAGAGCCTGAGCAATACTGTTCCGTAGTGCCGCAATACCCCATCTCTGAACAACATGAGCCCATTTCGCATGATCCTTTACCGGGACCGCACATGGACATCTCATTGGCCTCTGCTGCCCGAATGAAACGGGAACCGTCGGTAGCCAGAACACACACGGCAAATAGGAGGGATATTCTCAGAGCCATGGCAATTAGTCAACTGGGCGCAGGTGTTCCAGGCTTGGGTAGAATGAGCTGAAATGCAAATGGAGCgaggaagaacttgaacTACGCGTTTGTTCGAGATTGGGGACAAGTGCCATTATATTGCCTCACACAGAATGAGACATGTATGTAGTGAAGCAGCCTTGGGTTAACTGAGATCTTGGCATTTGGTCGCCAAATATCCGTTTATCAGAGACCAGCTACCGCCAAGATTACCTGTCAATATTAAATGCAACTCTCATATTAGTACCATTGCCATTCTACCACGTGGGACTCTTGTGCGTAGCAGTGTCAGGGTCTCGTGATGATTGATATCCACGGAGAATGTTCAAAGTACGTAAGTTGACGCAGACGAATGAATAGACCCCAGAATTCCTCTCAAAGTGTTTCACAAAAGCTTTGGGGGTCAAGATTTCTGTGCCAATTTCGCAAAAGGATTTACATTTGCGTGTCATTTGCGTGCGTTTCTCCAATCTCTAGTAGTCTTAGTCCAGCTTTGGCAGACTTACTGCAAGCCTCATCGTGAACACGAACTAGAGGGTACA
The genomic region above belongs to Pochonia chlamydosporia 170 chromosome 2, whole genome shotgun sequence and contains:
- a CDS encoding methyltransferase type 11 (similar to Metarhizium robertsii ARSEF 23 XP_011411010.1), which produces MALRISLLFAVCVLATDGSRFIRAAEANEMSMCGPGKGSCEMGSCCSEMGYCGTTEQYCSGSQCQLDYSHTCHTLVPPRGKDTSGITRRQVGNVPYGPMITACKQPGMVALTFDDGPYIYTTEILNLLDRLKVKATFFITGDNRAKGHIDDPATRWPSIIRRMYDAGHQIGSHTWTHRDLNQINETVRRAEIIHNEMAIRNILGWIPTYIRPPFLECSARSGCEKTMRDLVYHSISTNLDTKDYMYDDPALIQRAKDLYSNGLSTNPRQNSYIVLAHDVHEQTVYELTPHMVKVARERGYKLVTVGECLGDPRGNWYRSAEDSPKSTRSDKKKDSCPGPKKPIVTDIPPPRNTTSKISPNQRCGGSTGYICPGSGFGDCCSHYGYCGSTPEFCGTGCDNDFGDCNPNPPSIWDTTNGLCGARFSATCLNFAGKACCSKYGYCGNKTEHCGEGCQAKYGRCD